The Rhinatrema bivittatum chromosome 4, aRhiBiv1.1, whole genome shotgun sequence genome window below encodes:
- the LOC115090386 gene encoding three-prime repair exonuclease 1-like isoform X1, which translates to MTARPAEESPCRRSSTAGTRPPPGPCSGSEVETPTAVMDSEHSLLRKPFETYVFMDLEATGLQPSQPKITELCLIAVTRHALENTEHSGIFRSIPIFPRVVDKLSLCVNPEKPFTPVASTISGLSNDLLRVNKRQAFNIHVFHMIEAFLKRQTPPMCFVAHNGYNYDFPLLKAELAGKDFPISKDIYCGDSLTAMKALDQANRSLYSFAGLRDISGRKSYRLRDLYFRFFKEEPADSHTAEGDTIALLAIFQMKARVLIKWMDLNAKQFDDIKAMYKDPLKEQTKMASSSNVVGKITPTQNLFFPHESARYQSLRKNLFDSEEQQTTTLYSSHQFNWITHIYNNFNVTYFMLALLALLILQIFLSL; encoded by the coding sequence gaaaCACCTACAGCAGTGATGGATTCAGAACACAGTCTTCTACGGAAACCTTTTGAAACCTATGTATTTATGGACTTGGAAGCGACTGGGCTGCAGCCTTCCCAGCCCAAAATTACAGAGCTTTGCCTCATCGCGGTGACCAGACATGCGCTGGAGAACACGGAACATAGCGGCATCTTTAGATCAATTCCAATTTTCCCTCGCGTCGTGGACAAACTCAGCCTCTGCGTGAACCCGGAGAAACCTTTCACGCCAGTAGCAAGTACCATCAGTGGGCTGAGCAATGACTTACTGCGCGTAAACAAAAgacaggctttcaacatccacgtTTTTCACATGATTGAAGCTTTCCTCAAACGGCAGACACCACCCATGTGTTTTGTTGCACACAATGGCTACAACTATGATTTCCCCCTGTTGAAAGCTGAGCTGGCTGGAAAAGATTTTCCGATATCAAAAGATATTTACTGTGGCGATAGTTTGACTGCCATGAAGGCATTAGACCAAGCCAACAGAAGCCTTTATTCTTTTGCAGGTCTGAGGGACATCTCGGGCAGGAAGTCCTACCGCCTTCGGGACCTGTATTTTAGGTTTTTTAAAGAGGAGCCAGCAGATTCTCACACTGCAGAAGGAGACACCATCGCACTGTTAGCCATCTTCCAGATGAAAGCCAGGGTCCTCATTAAATGGATGGATTTAAACGCAAAGCAGTTTGATGATATTAAAGCCATGTACAAGGATCCATTAAAAGAGCAAACAAAAATGGCTTCCTCTTCTAACGTAGTTGGGAAAATCACACCAACCCAGAATCTCTTCTTCCCTCACGAAAGCGCCAGGTACCAGAGTTTGAGGAAGAATCTTTTTGACTCGGAGGAGCAGCAAACCACCACGCTTTATTCCTCACATCAGTTTAATTGGATAACACATATTTACAATAACTTTAATGTTACATATTTCATGTTAGCTCTTCTTGCGCTCCTGATACTACAAATCTTCTTAAGTCTGTAA
- the LOC115090386 gene encoding three-prime repair exonuclease 1-like isoform X2, protein MDSEHSLLRKPFETYVFMDLEATGLQPSQPKITELCLIAVTRHALENTEHSGIFRSIPIFPRVVDKLSLCVNPEKPFTPVASTISGLSNDLLRVNKRQAFNIHVFHMIEAFLKRQTPPMCFVAHNGYNYDFPLLKAELAGKDFPISKDIYCGDSLTAMKALDQANRSLYSFAGLRDISGRKSYRLRDLYFRFFKEEPADSHTAEGDTIALLAIFQMKARVLIKWMDLNAKQFDDIKAMYKDPLKEQTKMASSSNVVGKITPTQNLFFPHESARYQSLRKNLFDSEEQQTTTLYSSHQFNWITHIYNNFNVTYFMLALLALLILQIFLSL, encoded by the coding sequence ATGGATTCAGAACACAGTCTTCTACGGAAACCTTTTGAAACCTATGTATTTATGGACTTGGAAGCGACTGGGCTGCAGCCTTCCCAGCCCAAAATTACAGAGCTTTGCCTCATCGCGGTGACCAGACATGCGCTGGAGAACACGGAACATAGCGGCATCTTTAGATCAATTCCAATTTTCCCTCGCGTCGTGGACAAACTCAGCCTCTGCGTGAACCCGGAGAAACCTTTCACGCCAGTAGCAAGTACCATCAGTGGGCTGAGCAATGACTTACTGCGCGTAAACAAAAgacaggctttcaacatccacgtTTTTCACATGATTGAAGCTTTCCTCAAACGGCAGACACCACCCATGTGTTTTGTTGCACACAATGGCTACAACTATGATTTCCCCCTGTTGAAAGCTGAGCTGGCTGGAAAAGATTTTCCGATATCAAAAGATATTTACTGTGGCGATAGTTTGACTGCCATGAAGGCATTAGACCAAGCCAACAGAAGCCTTTATTCTTTTGCAGGTCTGAGGGACATCTCGGGCAGGAAGTCCTACCGCCTTCGGGACCTGTATTTTAGGTTTTTTAAAGAGGAGCCAGCAGATTCTCACACTGCAGAAGGAGACACCATCGCACTGTTAGCCATCTTCCAGATGAAAGCCAGGGTCCTCATTAAATGGATGGATTTAAACGCAAAGCAGTTTGATGATATTAAAGCCATGTACAAGGATCCATTAAAAGAGCAAACAAAAATGGCTTCCTCTTCTAACGTAGTTGGGAAAATCACACCAACCCAGAATCTCTTCTTCCCTCACGAAAGCGCCAGGTACCAGAGTTTGAGGAAGAATCTTTTTGACTCGGAGGAGCAGCAAACCACCACGCTTTATTCCTCACATCAGTTTAATTGGATAACACATATTTACAATAACTTTAATGTTACATATTTCATGTTAGCTCTTCTTGCGCTCCTGATACTACAAATCTTCTTAAGTCTGTAA